The genome window TCCTTGGATCATAGCTTAATTGTTATTTGCTCATCAATTCTCTTTTTTCATGGCATTCTTAGTGGTTGCAAACACAAGTGTGTGAATAGTACTCTCAAACACAAACACACAGCATAGGATCAGTACTCTGTGTTtaagataatattatttaatttttttacaaaTGATAAATGACAAAGATGAAATTTAAatctataataattaaaataataatagagGAATTCTATATAGGTTGATCTTTTAAGGGAGATCAATACTTGGACCGTTACAAGGGTTTCACTCTCCTAGAAGTCAATCATATGATTGTAATTATAAATGAATCTTGTTCTCAAAGATATGGAGGCTATATACGGATTTCAAACCCTAGTCTTAAAGGTTGCTTCTCAAGTGAGTTATCTCTTTTTGCGCTCATCCCTAACCGATTAGGCCAGTAAAAAAGGGGAGGCGACGATTAGAAAGCTCAAAGACTTAAACCCTTGTCATTCTTCTTTATTGGATAGAGATGACCAGGTGGTGTTTATTATAATCTCATAAGGTTTTTATTAGCTGATTCTcgattgagtaggacccaaccggaTCATATCAATGATCTATCAAAGTTTTTACCAGTTAAATTAGTAAGCACCTTCCAaacaaatatattataatttaatgaaaataaaaaaagattcatGTAATCGATCTCAAATAATTATTAAGTTATGACTTGTTATGATTCTAATATCCATTCAATTATATAAACAATACGGATAATAATAAGTGGGCCACATGAATAGCCCACTAAATTTAATTCTGAAGCCAAAACAAAATCAATTGAACATGAAAAACATGTAATAAAAACAACAAAATTGACTTCCATGTCATCAGTGTAAGTATGCTAGTCTTGAATTTCCATTAGAGCATGAACTGAATTCTTTCCTAATAACATTAACTTTTTTGCAGCACATACCGTTCAATAAGTTGAGACTCAAGTCGGGCTATGTATAACTAAGCTTAATGCAAGCAGACCACTTCACTCTATGCATACGAATACCAAAATCTACACGAAGGCTTTAAGAATAATCCCAAACCAACGGTGATAATAATAATCCACAATGTGAATAAAGCACTTCAATTTATTCTAAATCGATGCAGTTCACAACGAAGAACACGATTTGTGCGTCCCCGCAACGACGCAGACGATCTCGCCGCCATGACAttgcgctgctgctgctgctgctgcagcagcaTTTAGCTTCGTGAGATGTCGGAGGCGGCGAACATTACAACGGGCACGTACTTCATGATGGCGTCGTCCTGACAGATCCTGTCTGCCACCTCCTCCGGCAGCGTCACCACCACCTGCCTCGCCgccccctcctccgccgccgtcaTCACCAGCACCAGCCCCGCCCCCTCCACGCCGCCCACCCTGCACGTCACGTGCCCCGGCCGGCCACCGTCCTTCTCGAACGCCGCCCCGTACGCGAACGGCTGGTGGTCCATCTGCATGCACGTCAGCTCCGGTCCGTACATCTGGAACGGCGGATCCGCCTCTCGGCGGCCCGGCCGCCGCTCGTGAACCCACTCCACCGCCTCCCAGAAATCCTCCTCACGGATCGCCGCCGCGTGGCGCCGCAGCTCCGCGGCCACGTGCTCGAGTCCGGAGCCGAGATCGGCGCGGGTGCGGTAGAAGTGGAAGGCGTTGCCATAAAACCCGTGGGGGAGGGGCGCGTGCATGTGCTTGCGGAAGTCGATGCAGAGGGTGAGGTCGGCGAGGCCGAGAGGGGCGTCCGGCTCCGGGGTGGAGGCGCGGGCTATGCGGGTCCAGAAGAGGGCGGCGAGGGCGTCAAACGGGGAGGAGTCTAGCGGAAGGCCGGCGTCGGCGAGGCAGGACTTGACGGCGGCGTCGGAGAAGACGAAGGTAGCGGAGGACATCCTCCCCTTCGTGTGAGTGGCGGGTGTGGAGGAGGACTTGAAGGAGAGGAGGGGAGAGGAGGGATTGGGTTGGGGGCGTGGAAAGAAGGCCGGGGCGTGGAGGAAGGGCGGGTAGACGACGCAGGCCCGGCGGTGGGCGTCGGACCACGCCCGGACGAGGAGGATGGCGCACGTGGGGTCGGCATGCATGTGGGGGCAGCTCAATCCGATGGCGATCGCCTTGTCCTCGAACTCCGTGATCTACAAATAAGGCCTTCGTCATCAGatcacatgtatgtatatatgtacaccaCAGAAAGTATATTTAGCATATATTTCTGACTATATGTATCTGCTACATTAGGGTTTGTGTGGGCATATAATaactatgagagagagagagagagagtggtggTGCACCTGCACGTAGAAAGGGGACCAAATGAAGGGATCGGCGTCCATGGGCTCCCAGTACGCCAACTCCATCTCCTCCTCGTCGTCGGCCGCCCGGAGCCACTCGTCAAGGGTGACACTCGCCCGAGCCTCCGCCAGCCGCACCCCGGCGTCGTTGCACTTGACCACCCAGCCGCCGTGGccgccgccctcctcctcctcctcccgcgcGAGCCGCCCCGTCACGGCCGGATACTGCGACAGCACCTCCGAGAGCGACTCCTTGAGCTTGAACTTGTCCATGGTGGGCCCGGGGCGGTAGTAGAAGACCAGGCGCAGCGTGTGCCGCCCCATCGCGTGGTCCAGCGCCGACAGCGGGTACGTCTTCCCCTGCCGTACCGGTGTCATCGACACCACCGTCGTCTTTGCGCACACCGTCACCCTCCGCCCGCCGGCCGTCATCCTCGACACCAACTCTGACCTAAGGGAGCGGGCAAGTGGGAGGTGTGGCTATGCACGAGGAATGAAGAGAACAAAACAGGGAAGAGCTTTAAAGAGGAGCGGAAGGGGGACGGCCTGCGCAGGGGGGTGGTGGGGCCGGACGGGCATTTAGTTGGGAGGATGGGAGTTGGGTGTGGTGAGGTCGAGCGCATTAAGTGCGACTATTAAAGAGTGACGCGTACGGGGGACAGGCATCGCATCGTTCGATGCGGACACGTTGCAGAAAGGACGGTCGGCATTGGCTGATGCACCATTCAATTGTAGTTCAAGCGAGAGAGTAGCAAATAATGCCCAATAATTATAGTATATTTTGATTAAAGTTTTTAGGGCGATTTCCCCTTAAAAAAAActccttttatttatttaatttttcttcCCAAaggtgttccttttttttttttttattatgtgccAAATAATATCCAAAATATTTATCACCAATCCAATGATATTCTATTACCGTTTCtcaatcatcataataaaaatattataaatgatacaaatggactcGTAATTTCAATCAAACCaatttcaaaattaaattttTGAACCAAAAAGATATAATACAATATTATTTTTTGACAATGTTATTAAAATACTATGTAAAtaagtcaaatgaaaatattattttaatttaaaattgaaaaaaattgatgaaaaaattgatgaataataaaaaaatatttcttatttgaattagagggaaaaaaataaatatttttattctgagaaaaaaagtaaatttttataatatttttaatatttattttgataattttataatatttttgatacctcaataaaaacactataatattaaatatttttttaatttaaaaaatgatgaaaaatataCTATTGGGTTTGGTGAGGAATATTTTGTGTTTTATTTGAATTAGaggaaaaaaaacaaagaatGTTATTTTGAgaacaaaataaaatttttttaaaacagGAAATTGCTCGAGTTTTTGAAAGATTAAAGATTAATAGCTATAAATTATTGTCATATTCATAATCGACAACATTCTTCAAAATACATAAAGGAATCACAAATATAATGTCTCTGAAATGATGACCACTTCCAATTTATTGAAGGTTCATACTGTCTGTCTCCTCCTCTAATCCACTTACTTAGTTGCCCAACTCGAGAGACGTAGCAGTCGAAAGCTCAACCGGTGAAATCTGTGGGTCATCCACGATGGCCGTCAGGAACTGCGTGTCGCCCTCCAAATAAGACTTCATGAATGCAACCATCGCCCCACCTACAAATGCCCTCATCGGTTTCCTTGACGGCCCCTTCTTACACAGGCAGTAAGTAGCCTTCCCCCTCACTCCGCTGGTCTCGTCATCCAACATGTCCTGGTGACCATACTCTTTGGCCACAAAATGGTAGGCTGGAGGACGGCATTCATCGAAGAAATCCTGGTGGTTCACTCCTTTGGGAGCACAAGCAGGAAACAGAGGGCTCTTCTTCAGCTCTCCCAGTCCTGACCCGATCACCAGAGCTGCCATCTTAAGGTCGAAGGAATGGGGGACGTAAGTAAGGATGGGAGGACGAGTCTGCTTCCCTTTCTCCATTCCATCGACTGGGCCTACTGCTATGAGTGCTGAAAACTCGAGTGTCGTCTTAGCATGGCCAAGAGCAAGAGCAAATGCTACTTTGCCTCCTCGACTGTGACCTCCGATGGCCAGCTTGCTTAGATCTGATCTCACATGTTCCGGGAGCACATGAATCAATCCATCAGCCAGCCACTCTACTACAGCTGCTGCAGATTGGATTTCAGCTCCGCAATCTGGCCCTGCCACTGAATATAACTGCATGGGAGCAATACAAATACTAATCTGAATTGTCTATCAATCAATAGAAGAACTTCTAATTCTTAATTGCATGACTTAAGATTTAAGTTGTGCTATTTTTTTCTACAACCCATTATGATTTCTACAGATTGTCTAAGAGATTCGATAGACATAGATAATAGACGATTTAATGTTTTACAGGAGACGAAGCAGCTGTCTATCTCCACACCTACAATGTTACTTATCGAAGGGTAAAAGAAACAGAAACAATCTCTTGTGCCATAACCAGTAATTACTATTAGCCTACTCATACACGGATTCATCGAACCTGAGGAGCGACGATGATGAACCCATGGGAAGCAACATGGTGGAGGAGCTGAGAATAGAATGAGTTGTAGAGAAGGTAACCATGGAGGAACACAAGCGTGGGGTACTCTCCTTCCTCGGTTGGAGAGGCGACAATAAGAGGCTTCCGGGGAGGCGAAGGCGAGCTCCCTGTGGCCGCCTTCGGCTCCAGGCTCAGCAGCCTCACGTTGTGCTCGCCGTGCTCGAAGACCTGCCTTGCGTCCGACATGGCCGGTGCCCTCACACTGTTCCACTGGGAGGGAAGAAGAGACTACACAGCAGACACGCCGCGGCAGCCGTTCTTATCTTGCTAGGAGATAAGCCTTTTGGTCCACTTCTTCGTCGGGCCGAATCACCCATTATAACGGTCAGGGGTGATGTCACTTCTCACGGAGCCGACGCGCGGGACCGACCACGTCGGTTGCTTCGACGTTAACGTCATTCATTGCGAGATAAGTGGGCCCCAACTGGGTCCCACGCGCATTGGGTATTCGTGCCTCGGTTCCTCGCCCGTCTACTTCGTTCATCGGATACTTGCTGGCTTGGAAATGCACGAATCTCATGTGTAAGAATGAATCTGTATCCTCCATCAATTATGATCATATTGTATCATAATTGGATGCATTAGTGAATCGATTTTGGTGCAAAATCATATTGTATAATTTTATTGATATTATTGACCAACAATCATAAGACGGATGTGCCCAAAAAAAGTGATATTTAGCTTCGATTCGGTGGTGAAACATGATGACACGACGGAACGATCCAAGTCACAAAACATGGCTTAATTAACCGCTTGATGGTTCGGGTTGGGTTGCTCTCGTGCCGACTGCGTTCAAGTTCGACCCGGTTCGACCTAATTTACTCAACCGACCCGACAACGGCTCACCGCGTCCTGAACGACTTGCCTTGTTAGGGCAAATGGGCTCAATCGAAAGTGGTTGCCGCCGGGGCCGCGCGCTAATGTTTCGGGCTCCGTCCTTCTCGTTCTCTCTTCGTCGCCCTTTTTGGACTGGGCGGCGGAAGCGGGGGAGCTAACGCGGGCGAGAAGTTCGACAGCCGATGGAAGAGTCGGCGGAGATCGTCTCCGATGGCGGCCACGAAGCTGCTGCTGCGGCGGCGATCATGGTTTGCGTTCTTTTAATGTTgatcctcctctttctcctcctgtTCGATCTTGTCGTTTGTCTCGTTTTCTGTTCTGCATTTACGCTAAATAAGATCTCATGTAATGTTGTGTGAAGCCACCGGTGCAATTGAGATCATAGACTGCATAATTCCATGCAAGGTCATGAAAGATGATATCTTCTTTTATTCATCCTTTTATTGGCGAATAGAAGTGATATCTTCGTCTTCTTCACTTGTTGTACTTCATCCCGTCGCGTAATGACGTCCAATAATGTTTCAAGATTctaattgcttcttaaaaactacTAGAAAAATCATTTCTTCAAGCTAATAGAATCCCTACATTGACTACTCCGATACTCCACACCTTCAGGGAAAGTTGTGTGTGCAAACCGGCAATTGTGGAATTACAGATTTACGTGATGACTTCTCTCAACATGTTCTGCCTCCTAAAGGAAAATAAAAGATGGCGCATGTCCTTATTTAGTTTCTGAAATGTCTCTCGTGAAACTAAACATTTTTTGTTGTTGTGTATAAATcctagatctcttatttcactttCGTTTGGGAATAGGACACGGAGAATGGGTTggttgaagaagagaaaaatatgGACGTCAAAGTGGCTCCAGCACTGATCTCTGTTCATCCTTTTGAGAAATCAGTTGTCGTTGCAGTGGGTTCTGAACTCCGGCTCTTCAATTTAGAGTAAGCTTTGTAAATTTTGAAATATCTCCATGGAAAAATGATTACTCTCATAGATATGTCATACTTGacaattgaatttgacaaaaatcaTAAGAATTGAGTGGTAGGTCTCTTTTAAGTTCAATATTGATATCTTTTTCTTCGAACCAGAATACAGTTCTTTCTTGAGTAATTGTCAGTTGCTTTGTGGCCACTACTACATggtaataaaatataatattaatatgttaATGCTTGGAATTTTAACAGATATGGAAAGCATTCGATAATGTGATAGTAAGAGGCAAACATAGCTTGGGGCCTTAGGCCATTTATTTTGAATCATTTATGAGCCCATTTAGATAAATAGCAGGACAATATCTATTTTTCTTGTTGATGTTATTTTGTTTGTCTTTGATTTATTCCCAACAGAGGTGACTGCTCGGTCTCACTGAAAGATGATTCTGGCGGGCCTCTTCATTCAGATGCTATTAGAGCAATTACTTTCGGTGCAAATGGAAGACTTTTTGTGTCTGCTGGAGATGACAAGCTTGTCAAGATATGGGCAACAAGTACCTGGCATTGCGTTTGCTCTGTGTAAGTTTTGAGTTTTGAATTTTTCATGGTAGATAAGATTgttctattttattattttggGGGTGGAGCTGGTGGAATCTTTGCATGTGTGCATGCAAATTCAAAATATGTAATTGGTAAGTAATATGGGATATGAGTGTTGTTCTAAAGGTTGCAATTA of Musa acuminata AAA Group cultivar baxijiao chromosome BXJ2-3, Cavendish_Baxijiao_AAA, whole genome shotgun sequence contains these proteins:
- the LOC103978829 gene encoding chlorophyllase-2, giving the protein MSDARQVFEHGEHNVRLLSLEPKAATGSSPSPPRKPLIVASPTEEGEYPTLVFLHGYLLYNSFYSQLLHHVASHGFIIVAPQLYSVAGPDCGAEIQSAAAVVEWLADGLIHVLPEHVRSDLSKLAIGGHSRGGKVAFALALGHAKTTLEFSALIAVGPVDGMEKGKQTRPPILTYVPHSFDLKMAALVIGSGLGELKKSPLFPACAPKGVNHQDFFDECRPPAYHFVAKEYGHQDMLDDETSGVRGKATYCLCKKGPSRKPMRAFVGGAMVAFMKSYLEGDTQFLTAIVDDPQISPVELSTATSLELGN
- the LOC135608224 gene encoding protein ECERIFERUM 26-like; the encoded protein is MTAGGRRVTVCAKTTVVSMTPVRQGKTYPLSALDHAMGRHTLRLVFYYRPGPTMDKFKLKESLSEVLSQYPAVTGRLAREEEEEGGGHGGWVVKCNDAGVRLAEARASVTLDEWLRAADDEEEMELAYWEPMDADPFIWSPFYVQITEFEDKAIAIGLSCPHMHADPTCAILLVRAWSDAHRRACVVYPPFLHAPAFFPRPQPNPSSPLLSFKSSSTPATHTKGRMSSATFVFSDAAVKSCLADAGLPLDSSPFDALAALFWTRIARASTPEPDAPLGLADLTLCIDFRKHMHAPLPHGFYGNAFHFYRTRADLGSGLEHVAAELRRHAAAIREEDFWEAVEWVHERRPGRREADPPFQMYGPELTCMQMDHQPFAYGAAFEKDGGRPGHVTCRVGGVEGAGLVLVMTAAEEGAARQVVVTLPEEVADRICQDDAIMKYVPVVMFAASDISRS